From Chloracidobacterium sp. N, the proteins below share one genomic window:
- a CDS encoding glycosyltransferase, with the protein MRVLYVVPYLGAKYGGIAKVVTGIAQAVGRAGAQADIITTDADGEQRQAVVHHTWISEDGYRVMYFPCWHRQDFILSRPLVRWFRQHGQAYDLVHTHSIFAPLIAAVQWQCRQHGWPYVTTPHGMLEPWALAYKAWKKRTYYALVERPALRGARLIQATASREAEHIQALGLETPIELIPNGLHRAEFETLPAREVFYAAYPALRDKRLLLFFGRIDPKKGLDLLAPAFARIHAKYPDTHLLVVGQDNIGFLPRAKEFFAAAGCLESVTFAGWMSGPLLYAMLRSVELHIAPSYSEGFSMGILMCLAAGAPTIMTDGCNFPEAGAAGAACIVECSVESIAQALDRYLGDPAAARTMGARGRAFILDHYTWERVAQKLLATYERILAT; encoded by the coding sequence ATGCGGGTTTTGTATGTCGTCCCTTATTTGGGCGCCAAGTACGGTGGGATTGCGAAAGTCGTGACCGGGATTGCCCAGGCCGTCGGACGCGCCGGCGCACAGGCGGACATCATCACCACCGATGCCGACGGTGAGCAGCGGCAGGCGGTCGTCCACCACACCTGGATTTCCGAAGACGGTTATCGCGTCATGTACTTCCCCTGCTGGCATCGCCAAGACTTCATCCTCAGTCGGCCGCTCGTCCGGTGGTTTAGGCAGCATGGGCAGGCGTATGATCTCGTCCACACGCATTCCATCTTTGCGCCGCTCATTGCCGCAGTACAGTGGCAGTGCCGGCAGCACGGGTGGCCATACGTCACCACGCCGCACGGCATGCTTGAGCCATGGGCGCTGGCCTACAAGGCGTGGAAAAAGCGCACCTACTATGCCTTGGTGGAGCGTCCGGCGCTGCGCGGCGCCCGGCTCATTCAGGCCACGGCTTCACGGGAAGCCGAGCACATTCAGGCGCTTGGCCTGGAGACACCGATTGAACTCATCCCCAACGGGTTACACCGTGCCGAGTTTGAGACGCTGCCTGCCCGCGAGGTGTTCTATGCGGCTTATCCGGCGCTGCGCGACAAACGGCTTCTGCTGTTTTTTGGGCGCATCGATCCCAAAAAGGGGCTTGATCTGCTGGCGCCGGCCTTTGCCCGGATACACGCCAAATACCCGGACACCCACCTGTTGGTGGTGGGACAGGACAACATCGGCTTTCTCCCACGGGCAAAGGAGTTTTTTGCCGCGGCCGGGTGTCTGGAGTCCGTCACCTTTGCCGGCTGGATGAGCGGGCCGCTACTCTATGCCATGCTGCGCAGCGTTGAACTCCACATCGCGCCTTCCTACTCCGAGGGCTTCAGCATGGGCATTCTGATGTGTCTGGCCGCGGGCGCGCCGACCATCATGACGGATGGCTGCAACTTCCCGGAGGCTGGCGCGGCTGGCGCGGCCTGTATCGTTGAGTGTTCCGTGGAGTCCATTGCGCAGGCGCTCGACCGCTATCTGGGTGATCCGGCCGCCGCCCGGACAATGGGTGC
- a CDS encoding NAD-dependent epimerase/dehydratase family protein, with the protein MATILVTGGNGFIGSHLVDRLAGQAPVIVFDRRERRYDPPPPGVRSVAGSLSDRDLVRNVLTEFGVETVYHLAWSSIHETATRHPVADIESNLMPTVQLLDACREAGVRRVVYVSSGGTVYGMPRAGTITEDHPTQPINAYGVTKLTVEKYLGAYHHLYGLEYVIFRPSVPYGPRQNPLGRQGAVAVFLYRALRGEPVVIFGDGQTSRDFFFVSDMLEPLVQARSGAVGVNGVFNLGGGRAYSLNELVATIESVIGRSVTVRHEPARRIDAPSICLDCEATRRTFGWHPVTSLQAGIAQTAAWMQAATLVP; encoded by the coding sequence ATGGCAACGATTCTGGTCACGGGCGGCAATGGCTTCATCGGCTCCCATCTGGTTGACCGCCTGGCCGGGCAGGCCCCGGTCATTGTCTTTGACCGCCGGGAGCGCCGCTATGACCCGCCGCCGCCGGGAGTGCGGAGCGTGGCGGGGAGCCTGTCTGACCGCGACCTCGTGCGCAATGTCCTGACGGAGTTTGGCGTTGAGACGGTGTATCATCTCGCCTGGAGTTCGATTCACGAGACGGCGACCCGCCATCCGGTTGCCGACATCGAATCAAACCTCATGCCCACGGTACAGCTTCTCGACGCCTGTCGGGAAGCCGGTGTACGGCGGGTGGTGTATGTCTCCTCCGGCGGCACGGTGTATGGAATGCCCCGCGCCGGAACCATTACGGAAGACCATCCCACGCAGCCCATCAATGCCTATGGGGTGACGAAGCTGACCGTTGAGAAATACCTTGGGGCCTACCACCACCTTTACGGTCTGGAATATGTCATCTTCCGTCCTTCGGTGCCCTATGGGCCGCGTCAGAATCCACTCGGCCGGCAGGGGGCTGTGGCCGTCTTTCTGTATCGTGCCCTGCGGGGAGAACCGGTTGTCATCTTTGGTGATGGGCAAACCAGCCGCGACTTCTTTTTCGTCTCCGATATGCTGGAGCCGCTGGTGCAGGCCCGGAGCGGTGCGGTGGGGGTCAATGGAGTGTTCAATCTGGGCGGCGGACGCGCCTACAGCCTGAATGAACTCGTGGCCACGATTGAATCGGTCATCGGGCGGTCCGTGACGGTCCGCCACGAGCCAGCGCGCCGCATTGATGCTCCATCCATCTGCCTTGACTGCGAGGCTACCCGACGCACGTTTGGCTGGCACCCTGTAACCTCACTGCAAGCGGGCATCGCGCAGACAGCCGCCTGGATGCAGGCCGCAACGCTGGTGCCTTGA